A stretch of the Notamacropus eugenii isolate mMacEug1 chromosome 2, mMacEug1.pri_v2, whole genome shotgun sequence genome encodes the following:
- the LOC140528492 gene encoding keratin, type I cytoskeletal 27-like isoform X1 — MSYSVQKSSLWQFSSGQGRGGTTGKKYGLGGSSGGGFGGYNSGGRENGLLSGNEKGTMQNLNDRLAIYLDKVRALEEANAELEHKIKEWYKKFGPGSASHGENQDYSEYYQMIEELKQKILDSTLSNADLMLQVDNVKLAADDFRLKYETELALRQSVESDINGLRRVLDDLTLTKTDLEMQIETLSEEVSYLKKNHAEEMKGLQKAANSDVNVEMNAAPGTDLTKLLNDMRAQYEALAEQNRKDVETWFNNKSELLQQQISFATDESNSAKTEIAELKRTSQTLEIELQSALALKKSLEGNLSETEAGYSTQLSQTQNQISSLEAQLIQIRDEAENQSTEYKQLLNIKTHLENEIETYRRLLDEEGGPGLENRAKKEPTKTFLYKTIVEELVDGIVVSSKIKDVHQRSA; from the exons ATGTCATACTCTGTCCAAAAGTCAAGTCTTTGGCAGTTCAGTTCTGGCCAAGGGAGAGGGGGGACCACAGGGAAAAAGTATGGTCTGGGTGGTTCCTCAGGTGGAGGCTTTGGTGGATATAATTCTGGTGGGAGGGAAAATGGGCTTCTCTCTGGCAATGAAAAAGGAACTATGCAAAACCTGAACGATCGCCTGGCAATCTACCTAGACAAGGTTCGAGCTCTAGAGGAGGCAAACGCTGAGCTCGAACATAAAATCAAAGAATGGTATAAGAAATTTGGGCCTGGCAGTGCCAGTCATGGAGAAAATCAGGACTACTCTGAATATTACCAGATGATTGAAGAACTCAAACAAAAG ATCTTGGATTCAACTCTTAGTAATGCCGACCTCATGCTCCAGGTTGACAATGTGAAATTAGCTGCTGATGACTTCAGATTAAA GTATGAGACTGAACTGGCCCTCCGCCAGAGCGTGGAATCTGACATCAATGGTTTACGCAGAGTCTTGGATGACCTGACTTTGACCAAGACAGACCTAGAGATGCAGATCGAAACCCTGTCAGAGGAAGTGTCTTATCTCAAGAAGAACCATGCAgag GAAATGAAAGGTCTGCAAAAGGCTGCAAATTCGGACGTGAATGTGGAAATGAACGCTGCTCCTGGGACTGATCTGACTAAACTTCTGAATGACATGAGAGCTCAGTACGAAGCCCTGGCTGAACAGAATCGCAAAGATGTTGAAACTTGGTTCAATAACAAG AGCGAGTTGCTACAGCAGCAGATCTCCTTTGCCACTGATGAATCCAACTCTGCCAAGACAGAGATAGCAGAGCTGAAACGGACTTCACAGACCCTGGAGATTGAACTGCAGTCAGCCTTGGCCCTG AAAAAATCCCTTGAAGGCAACTTGTCAGAGACAGAAGCTGGGTACAGCACCCAGCTTTCGCAAACCCAAAACCAAATCAGTTCACTCGAGGCTCAGCTCATTCAGATCCGAGATGAAGCAGAGAACCAGAGCACAGAGTACAAGCAGCTACTCAACATCAAGACTCACCTGGAGAATGAAATCGAGACCTATCGCCGCCTGCTTGATGAAGAGGGAGG CCCTGGGCTTGAAAACAGAGCTAAGAAAG AACCAACAAAAACTTTTCTCTATAAAACCATTGTTGAAGAACTGGTTGATGGAATTGTTGTCTcatcaaaaataaaagatgttCATCAGAGATCAGCCTAA
- the LOC140528492 gene encoding keratin, type I cytoskeletal 24-like isoform X2, whose protein sequence is MSYSVQKSSLWQFSSGQGRGGTTGKKYGLGGSSGGGFGGYNSGGRENGLLSGNEKGTMQNLNDRLAIYLDKVRALEEANAELEHKIKEWYKKFGPGSASHGENQDYSEYYQMIEELKQKILDSTLSNADLMLQVDNVKLAADDFRLKYETELALRQSVESDINGLRRVLDDLTLTKTDLEMQIETLSEEVSYLKKNHAEEMKGLQKAANSDVNVEMNAAPGTDLTKLLNDMRAQYEALAEQNRKDVETWFNNKSELLQQQISFATDESNSAKTEIAELKRTSQTLEIELQSALALKKSLEGNLSETEAGYSTQLSQTQNQISSLEAQLIQIRDEAENQSTEYKQLLNIKTHLENEIETYRRLLDEEGGTNKNFSL, encoded by the exons ATGTCATACTCTGTCCAAAAGTCAAGTCTTTGGCAGTTCAGTTCTGGCCAAGGGAGAGGGGGGACCACAGGGAAAAAGTATGGTCTGGGTGGTTCCTCAGGTGGAGGCTTTGGTGGATATAATTCTGGTGGGAGGGAAAATGGGCTTCTCTCTGGCAATGAAAAAGGAACTATGCAAAACCTGAACGATCGCCTGGCAATCTACCTAGACAAGGTTCGAGCTCTAGAGGAGGCAAACGCTGAGCTCGAACATAAAATCAAAGAATGGTATAAGAAATTTGGGCCTGGCAGTGCCAGTCATGGAGAAAATCAGGACTACTCTGAATATTACCAGATGATTGAAGAACTCAAACAAAAG ATCTTGGATTCAACTCTTAGTAATGCCGACCTCATGCTCCAGGTTGACAATGTGAAATTAGCTGCTGATGACTTCAGATTAAA GTATGAGACTGAACTGGCCCTCCGCCAGAGCGTGGAATCTGACATCAATGGTTTACGCAGAGTCTTGGATGACCTGACTTTGACCAAGACAGACCTAGAGATGCAGATCGAAACCCTGTCAGAGGAAGTGTCTTATCTCAAGAAGAACCATGCAgag GAAATGAAAGGTCTGCAAAAGGCTGCAAATTCGGACGTGAATGTGGAAATGAACGCTGCTCCTGGGACTGATCTGACTAAACTTCTGAATGACATGAGAGCTCAGTACGAAGCCCTGGCTGAACAGAATCGCAAAGATGTTGAAACTTGGTTCAATAACAAG AGCGAGTTGCTACAGCAGCAGATCTCCTTTGCCACTGATGAATCCAACTCTGCCAAGACAGAGATAGCAGAGCTGAAACGGACTTCACAGACCCTGGAGATTGAACTGCAGTCAGCCTTGGCCCTG AAAAAATCCCTTGAAGGCAACTTGTCAGAGACAGAAGCTGGGTACAGCACCCAGCTTTCGCAAACCCAAAACCAAATCAGTTCACTCGAGGCTCAGCTCATTCAGATCCGAGATGAAGCAGAGAACCAGAGCACAGAGTACAAGCAGCTACTCAACATCAAGACTCACCTGGAGAATGAAATCGAGACCTATCGCCGCCTGCTTGATGAAGAGGGAGG AACCAACAAAAACTTTTCTCTATAA